A genomic stretch from Juglans microcarpa x Juglans regia isolate MS1-56 chromosome 3S, Jm3101_v1.0, whole genome shotgun sequence includes:
- the LOC121257288 gene encoding peroxidase 11-like, whose protein sequence is MAKMAFSLHSKPGLVLQFMLLIFFLLGTRLYAADPSLTLDYYASTCPVVLETVKKEMECAVLSDPRNAALVVRLHFHDCFVQGCDGSVLLDDTVTLKGEKKAPTNIHSLKGFRIIDKIKNTLESDCPGIVSCADILTIAARDAVLLVGGPYWDVPLGRKDSVTASFELANTNLPKADEGLLSIISKFLYQGLSVTDMVALAGSHTIGMARCASFRARIYGDWEGTTPGHDPISESHLSNLKSVCPPIGGSDNNITAMDYVTPNLFDNSFYHLLLKGEGLLNSDQEMYSSVFGLETKELVKKYAADPIAFFQQFSDSMVKMGNITNPDSFVSGEVRRNCRFVNT, encoded by the exons ATGGCAAAAATGGCGTTTTCCCTTCATTCAAAGCCCGGCCTTGTTCTGCAATTCATGCTTCTGATTTTCTTCCTTCTTGGAACCAGATTGTATGCAGCTGACCCTTCTCTAACATTAGATTATTATGCATCTACTTGTCCGGTTGTGCTTGAGACTGTcaagaaagaaatggaatgcGCAGTGCTGTCTGACCCACGTAACGCGGCCTTGGTTGTGCGATTACATTTCCATGACTGTTTCGTTCAG GGATGCGATGGATCAGTTTTGCTCGATGACACAGTTACGTTAAAAGGAGAGAAGAAAGCCCCCACCAACATACACTCTTTAAAAGGTTTCAGAATTATTGATAAGATCAAGAACACGCTTGAATCAGACTGCCCTGGGATTGTCTCTTGTGCAGATATACTCACCATTGCTGCAAGAGATGCTGTGCTCTTG GTTGGTGGACCTTATTGGGATGTTCCTCTAGGAAGAAAGGATTCTGTGACCGCAAGTTTTGAGCTCGCAAACACGAATCTTCCTAAAGCAGATGAAGGCCTGCTGTCTATCATTTCCAAGTTTCTTTACCAAGGCCTCTCAGTCACGGATATGGTTGCTCTTGCAG GGTCACACACAATAGGAATGGCACGCTGTGCCAGTTTTCGAGCAAGGATCTATGGAGACTGGGAAGGAACAACTCCAGGACACGATCCAATCTCTGAGTCACACCTCAGCAACTTGAAATCTGTCTGCCCACCTATTGGAGGATCAGACAATAACATAACAGCCATGGACTATGTTACTCCTAACCTCTTCGACAATTCATTCTACCATTTACTGTTGAAAGGGGAGGGGCTGCTAAATTCAGACCAGGAAATGTATTCAAGCGTGTTTGGTCTCGAAACAAAGGAGCTTGTGAAGAAGTATGCAGCAGATCCAATTGCTTTCTTCCAGCAATTCTCGGATTCAATGGTGAAAATGGGAAATATCACAAACCCGGATAGTTTTGTCAGTGGAGAAGTTAGGAGAAACTGCAGATTTGTCAACACATGA
- the LOC121257289 gene encoding uncharacterized protein LOC121257289 has translation MEDVLTELPPPSRFFEDDLNNFTPPAPPLPSPSLIFSNPKHDKPLRPSLLIIAVSSPSIHIFHHLSSKTLIGSVILPEITFSGSSTKPSLGDKSCNIYTLNVADDSIILVSVQCLIAAERSHIVAKLLIADQIIPERVLILDSIQSRNFRGKLSPDETFVYKLETSSEKREGLVEGNGGSSLLKGIDYFPSGSLVDGLAAALLGRCQMKNIKGALCLSWPEFGGPVVSLLKSILHKSVLPGLNLSINGGIGDEYSRFSWTKDRPVYSEFYT, from the coding sequence ATGGAAGATGTCCTAACAGAGCTTCCCCCACCTTCAAGGTTCTTTGAGGACGATCTCAATAACTTTACACCTCCAGCACCGCCTCTTCCATCTCCATCCCTCATTTTTTCCAATCCTAAACATGATAAACCTCTTCGTCCCTCTCTCCTCATCATTGCCGTATCTTCACCATCTATCCATATTTTCCACCATCTGTcctccaaaaccctaattggAAGTGTCATCCTTCCTGAAATCACTTTCTCTGGAAGCTCTACCAAACCCTCTCTTGGAGATAAATCTTGCAATATCTATACCCTCAATGTTGCTGATGATTCAATTATCCTCGTCTCTGTTCAGTGCCTCATTGCTGCAGAGAGATCACACATTGTTGCAAAGTTGTTGATTGCAGATCAAATTATTCCTGAGAGGGTTCTGATATTGGATTCAATTCAGAGTCGAAACTTCCGTGGTAAGCTGTCGCCAGATGAGACATTTGTTTACAAGCTGGAGACATCATCAGAAAAAAGAGAAGGGTTAGTTGAGGGTAATGGTGGTTCATCATTGTTAAAGGGTATAGACTATTTTCCATCAGGAAGTCTTGTAGATGGCTTGGCAGCTGCCTTGCTGGGCCGATGCCAGATGAAGAATATCAAGGGAGCTCTTTGTCTTTCATGGCCTGAATTTGGTGGGCCTGTGGTGTCCCTGCTTAAATCAATACTTCACAAGAGTGTGTTACCTGGCTTGAACTTGAGCATAAATGGTGGCATTGGGGATGAATATTCAAGGTTCAGCTGGACCAAGGACCGTCCTGTTTATTCGGAGTTTTATACCTGA